In one window of Methanolobus mangrovi DNA:
- a CDS encoding PEF-CTERM sorting domain-containing protein, translating into MKRVLITMLIVVALLPLMTIGAADGVIPWDGNGAPDGGTVLCDSTAYPTSDAVGFDIEAEGIMQWNLANSDGLTEENVTLMVNGVEFDAFSKTGSVIKFFTPYYEGLTPTPDINVTYIGPAPTTTPVLTISHYCEDGGIIILEVPEFPLIAVPIAAIVGLAFFFQRRKE; encoded by the coding sequence ATGAAAAGAGTATTAATTACAATGCTCATCGTGGTGGCACTGTTACCATTGATGACGATAGGGGCTGCTGATGGAGTAATACCTTGGGATGGAAATGGTGCACCAGATGGTGGTACTGTGCTCTGTGATAGCACTGCTTACCCAACTTCTGATGCAGTAGGGTTTGATATCGAAGCAGAAGGAATTATGCAATGGAATTTGGCAAACTCAGATGGCCTAACTGAAGAAAATGTAACGCTCATGGTCAATGGTGTTGAGTTTGATGCATTTTCGAAGACTGGATCTGTGATTAAATTCTTCACTCCTTATTACGAAGGACTCACGCCGACTCCAGACATTAATGTGACTTACATAGGGCCTGCTCCCACCACAACTCCAGTGCTAACTATTTCCCACTACTGTGAGGATGGCGGCATTATTATTCTGGAAGTTCCAGAATTCCCACTTATTGCAGTTCCAATAGCCGCAATAGTTGGTCTGGCATTCTTCTTCCAGCGCAGAAAGGAGTAA
- a CDS encoding proteasome-activating nucleotidase yields the protein MSETTDSDFEHRRYDFTSVNKADYDYVGSDNEEDFSKYLLDRMRQLESRNNLLKEQCDQVESEKRFVESQKLKYEREVRRLQAEVDRLKTVPLVVATIMDVISEEKVLVRSSTGPQFMVNVSQYLNEDSLLPGVKVALNQQTLAIVEVIPTSEDPAVSAMEVLESQDVDYEDIGGLDSQIQELIESVELPLTKPESFTRIGITPPKGVLLFGEPGTGKTLLAKAVAHRTEATYIRVVGSELIQKYIGDGAKLVRELFEMARKKSPSIIFIDELDAIASRRLNDTNGADREVQRTLMQLLAEMDGFDNRGDVRIIAATNRIDVLDPAILRPGRFDRIVNVPMPDEGARENIFKIHTRFMSVADTIDFKKLAKLTENASGADLNAIVMEAGMLAVRFNKETIGMDDFLESVQKVMAKKETKTEVLPEGMFI from the coding sequence ATCTGCTTGACCGTATGAGACAGCTAGAATCCAGGAATAACCTCCTGAAAGAACAATGCGACCAGGTAGAGTCTGAAAAACGTTTTGTTGAGAGCCAGAAACTCAAATACGAACGCGAGGTCCGCAGATTACAGGCAGAAGTAGACCGTCTGAAAACCGTACCCCTTGTAGTTGCAACCATAATGGATGTTATAAGCGAGGAAAAGGTCCTTGTAAGGAGTTCCACCGGACCGCAGTTCATGGTAAACGTATCACAGTACCTGAATGAAGATTCACTTTTACCGGGTGTAAAGGTTGCACTGAATCAGCAAACACTTGCCATCGTGGAAGTAATCCCCACAAGTGAAGATCCTGCAGTTTCAGCAATGGAAGTACTGGAATCACAGGATGTCGACTATGAAGATATCGGAGGACTTGACTCACAGATACAAGAACTGATAGAATCCGTCGAATTGCCTTTGACAAAACCGGAATCTTTCACACGTATAGGCATCACCCCACCAAAGGGCGTTCTTCTCTTCGGCGAACCAGGAACAGGAAAGACCTTACTGGCAAAAGCTGTTGCACACAGAACCGAAGCCACATACATAAGAGTAGTAGGTTCCGAGCTGATACAGAAGTATATTGGCGATGGTGCAAAACTTGTCAGGGAACTTTTTGAAATGGCGAGGAAGAAATCCCCAAGTATTATCTTTATAGATGAACTGGATGCCATAGCTTCAAGGCGTCTGAATGATACAAACGGTGCAGACCGTGAAGTGCAGAGAACCCTCATGCAGTTGCTTGCAGAAATGGATGGATTTGACAACAGAGGCGATGTAAGGATAATAGCAGCCACCAACAGAATCGATGTGCTTGACCCTGCGATACTCAGACCAGGAAGGTTTGACAGGATTGTAAATGTACCTATGCCGGATGAAGGAGCCCGTGAGAATATCTTTAAGATACACACCCGCTTCATGTCAGTTGCAGACACCATTGACTTTAAGAAGCTGGCCAAACTTACCGAGAATGCAAGCGGTGCAGATCTCAATGCTATTGTCATGGAGGCAGGTATGCTTGCCGTCCGGTTCAATAAAGAGACTATCGGTATGGATGATTTCCTTGAATCCGTGCAGAAAGTAATGGCAAAGAAAGAAACTAAAACAGAAGTTCTTCCGGAAGGAATGTTCATTTAA
- the glmM gene encoding phosphoglucosamine mutase, with protein sequence MAFFGTNGVRGIANEYITPQLAIDVARSLGTYMGSSGVVAIGRDTRASGEMLKSAAIAGALSAGLTVIDVGICPTPSVQYYVKEHADAGIVITASHNPREYNGIKLIAGDGTELSREAEKEIEKLYYSKEFSAAPWQKTGDLRHDGNANEYYMRGIINSVDHELIRGKKFKVVVDTGCGAGSVTLPFLLQKLGCEVLTLNGQVDGTFPWRNPEPTPDVLTELADIVKSSGASMGVAQDGDADRAVFFDENGNFIEEEVLLAMMAKYVLERKTGTIVTPVSSSSRMLDVAKEAGVELIWTAVGSINVARKMMDTGAVFGGEGNGGLIFPEHQYCRDGAMACAKFLEIIANGQKLSELAQSVPAYFNSKTKVRAEDLQSTMEQVKKEVLSKDNEVDTTDGVKIWYDDGWVLIRPSGTEPIIRIFAESKTKERADALMNEGVELVNSSK encoded by the coding sequence ATGGCATTTTTCGGAACTAATGGTGTAAGGGGAATAGCGAACGAATACATAACTCCTCAACTGGCGATTGATGTTGCAAGAAGTTTGGGAACCTATATGGGATCAAGCGGAGTTGTTGCTATAGGCAGGGACACAAGAGCTTCAGGTGAGATGCTCAAATCCGCTGCAATAGCAGGTGCACTCTCAGCAGGTCTTACAGTGATCGATGTAGGTATCTGTCCTACTCCATCTGTTCAATATTATGTGAAAGAACATGCAGACGCAGGAATTGTTATAACTGCATCTCACAACCCCCGGGAATACAATGGAATAAAACTGATTGCAGGTGACGGGACTGAACTATCAAGGGAAGCAGAAAAAGAAATAGAAAAGTTATACTATTCAAAAGAGTTCAGCGCCGCACCCTGGCAAAAAACCGGGGACTTACGTCATGATGGCAATGCCAACGAGTATTACATGCGGGGTATTATCAATTCTGTAGACCACGAATTGATACGCGGGAAGAAGTTTAAGGTCGTAGTAGACACCGGATGCGGTGCCGGGTCAGTTACGCTCCCCTTCCTCCTTCAGAAACTTGGATGTGAGGTTCTGACCCTCAATGGCCAGGTAGATGGAACATTCCCATGGAGAAATCCGGAACCAACGCCTGATGTACTTACGGAGCTTGCGGACATCGTTAAGAGTTCAGGTGCAAGCATGGGAGTTGCACAGGATGGGGATGCGGACCGTGCAGTATTCTTTGATGAGAACGGCAATTTCATCGAGGAAGAGGTCTTGCTTGCAATGATGGCAAAATATGTGCTTGAAAGGAAAACGGGAACTATTGTAACTCCTGTCAGTTCCTCTTCACGCATGCTTGATGTTGCCAAGGAAGCAGGCGTTGAACTCATCTGGACTGCTGTTGGTTCTATCAACGTTGCACGTAAGATGATGGATACAGGCGCTGTCTTTGGTGGTGAGGGTAATGGAGGACTTATTTTCCCTGAACATCAGTATTGCCGTGATGGTGCCATGGCATGTGCAAAGTTCCTGGAGATCATCGCAAACGGGCAGAAGTTGTCTGAACTTGCTCAAAGTGTGCCCGCATACTTCAATTCAAAGACCAAGGTTAGGGCAGAAGACCTTCAAAGTACCATGGAACAGGTCAAAAAGGAAGTGCTCTCAAAGGACAATGAAGTTGACACAACAGACGGCGTAAAAATATGGTATGATGATGGGTGGGTACTCATCAGGCCGTCTGGAACTGAGCCGATAATCCGCATATTTGCAGAATCAAAGACAAAGGAAAGGGCAGATGCTTTGATGAATGAAGGTGTTGAACTGGTAAACAGTTCTAAATGA
- a CDS encoding DUF166 domain-containing protein encodes MRLSIFYSGEFGKKVVGNLVNSDSFCVSCGELCDHCREPRASFAPMIVGLFELRTDLPDFVEEPMEYIPDNLPLSDLIIAIDLHPDLLTAVPDIAAMTGAKAAIIPVDDSRLVPAGLTEQVKNKLESQGVECECPKPFCSLDITGKPLIDDFVGMGFGRPLLKIETDPVNGLFTHVEVLRDAPCGATWFVAKKLKWSDIKDYKETISSAHHSYPCTASMEKDAQIGDTILHEAGYIIRKSVEEAME; translated from the coding sequence ATGCGTCTGAGCATTTTTTATTCAGGAGAATTTGGGAAGAAAGTTGTTGGCAACCTCGTTAATTCGGATAGTTTTTGTGTGTCGTGTGGTGAACTGTGCGACCACTGCCGAGAGCCAAGGGCGAGCTTTGCACCCATGATAGTTGGTCTTTTTGAATTACGCACAGACCTCCCGGATTTCGTCGAAGAACCCATGGAATATATACCTGATAATCTGCCCCTTTCTGACCTTATTATTGCCATTGACCTACATCCTGACCTGTTAACAGCGGTTCCTGACATTGCAGCAATGACCGGTGCAAAGGCCGCCATAATACCAGTAGACGATTCCCGCTTGGTGCCAGCAGGCCTGACCGAGCAAGTGAAAAATAAACTGGAATCACAGGGAGTGGAATGCGAATGTCCCAAACCATTCTGTTCACTCGACATTACAGGAAAGCCATTAATAGATGATTTCGTAGGTATGGGATTTGGACGTCCACTACTAAAGATCGAGACCGACCCTGTGAACGGACTTTTTACTCACGTGGAGGTCCTCAGGGATGCACCATGTGGTGCAACATGGTTTGTCGCAAAGAAACTGAAATGGTCAGACATCAAAGACTACAAAGAAACAATTTCAAGCGCCCATCACTCATATCCATGCACGGCGAGTATGGAAAAGGATGCACAGATTGGTGACACTATTCTGCATGAAGCAGGATACATTATCAGAAAAAGCGTAGAAGAAGCAATGGAATAA
- a CDS encoding endonuclease dU, with protein sequence MKGYFHIKDEIRILGIDDSALISDTITIVGAFFRGGMWLDGVLRSDISRDGLDATTRIIEMVRQSKHFLQIRVIMLDGVTYGGFNPVDIIQLNEETNIPVIVLMRNLPDFEKIETALSHLPEKEKRMKIIKKAGNISKVITKDACNPVFIQCCGIKQELAARIVNISSTRSNIPEPLRVAHLIATGIVLGESRGKA encoded by the coding sequence GTGAAAGGATATTTTCATATAAAAGACGAGATTCGCATATTAGGAATAGACGATTCTGCACTCATAAGTGATACTATTACAATAGTCGGAGCTTTTTTCCGTGGCGGTATGTGGCTTGACGGCGTACTTCGCTCAGACATCAGCCGTGATGGCTTGGATGCCACAACCCGTATAATTGAAATGGTGCGTCAGAGTAAACATTTTCTGCAAATCCGGGTGATAATGCTTGACGGCGTTACCTACGGAGGTTTTAATCCTGTAGATATCATTCAGCTTAATGAAGAAACGAATATACCGGTAATTGTACTGATGAGAAACCTTCCGGATTTTGAAAAAATAGAAACGGCCCTTTCCCATCTTCCTGAAAAAGAGAAGAGAATGAAAATTATCAAAAAAGCTGGCAACATCAGCAAAGTGATTACAAAGGATGCATGCAACCCCGTATTTATCCAGTGCTGCGGGATTAAGCAGGAATTAGCTGCCAGAATTGTGAATATTTCATCAACGAGGAGCAATATCCCTGAGCCACTGAGAGTGGCTCATCTTATTGCAACAGGAATAGTTCTTGGTGAATCAAGAGGAAAGGCCTGA
- a CDS encoding DUF531 domain-containing protein, with protein MLTLGIVNTYDKIKVLDAHYRAIARAAPICYAFGFSLALFDFPFKMTADELVEYVADKTTIGESGKYLKMLHEKKHLFVFDLPKKGFQSQLGSVVVTTSKPEKKFSITPEAIADEIIHNKSFLILVGLGRKGLPKDLFGLAKHHLDITSQGISLETCTAIGCIPAHIMGIVHTKSSGK; from the coding sequence GTGCTGACATTAGGTATAGTTAATACGTATGATAAGATCAAAGTTCTGGATGCTCATTACAGGGCAATAGCAAGAGCTGCACCTATATGTTATGCATTTGGATTTTCACTTGCTCTTTTTGATTTTCCTTTTAAGATGACTGCAGATGAACTGGTAGAATACGTGGCGGATAAAACAACTATCGGAGAATCCGGTAAATATCTGAAGATGTTACATGAAAAAAAACATTTATTCGTTTTTGACCTGCCGAAAAAAGGATTCCAGTCACAGTTAGGTTCGGTAGTTGTGACAACTTCAAAACCGGAAAAGAAATTCTCTATCACACCAGAAGCCATTGCAGATGAGATAATACATAACAAGTCTTTCCTGATACTTGTGGGACTTGGACGCAAAGGGCTCCCCAAAGACCTATTTGGCCTTGCAAAGCATCACCTTGACATCACTTCCCAGGGAATTTCTCTTGAAACATGTACCGCAATTGGTTGTATACCTGCACATATCATGGGCATAGTTCATACTAAAAGCTCAGGAAAATAA
- the larE gene encoding ATP-dependent sacrificial sulfur transferase LarE translates to MLNEKLELLKKDISEKESVIIAFSGGVDSSVLASISHEVLGKKAVAVTIKNHSFPKRELECTKRVAEEIGIAHRILYVNELDFPLIAENSPDRCYHCKKEIIGVLNSVREELDFNVIIEGSNASDLNSYRPGKKAIDEAGDSVYSPYIEFDVNKDEIRQIARELGLSVADKTPSPCLASRIPYGDALTEEAIKRAEMAEDFLIKLGFQELRVRDHRGIARIEILPEDMNALLQIREDIASYLKKIGFSYITLDMEGFRSGSMDEIL, encoded by the coding sequence ATGCTTAATGAAAAACTGGAATTATTAAAAAAAGATATCTCTGAGAAGGAAAGTGTCATAATTGCCTTTTCAGGTGGCGTGGACAGTTCTGTTCTTGCATCCATATCCCACGAAGTACTTGGAAAAAAGGCAGTTGCTGTAACAATCAAAAACCATTCATTTCCGAAAAGGGAACTGGAATGTACAAAAAGAGTTGCAGAAGAGATTGGTATTGCGCACAGGATCCTCTACGTAAATGAACTTGATTTTCCCCTCATAGCTGAAAACAGCCCTGATCGATGTTACCACTGTAAAAAAGAGATAATTGGTGTTTTAAATTCTGTAAGGGAAGAACTGGATTTTAATGTCATTATAGAAGGAAGCAATGCTTCAGACCTCAACTCTTACAGGCCGGGAAAAAAGGCAATCGACGAAGCAGGAGATAGTGTATATTCGCCCTATATTGAATTTGACGTAAATAAGGATGAAATTAGGCAGATCGCAAGAGAACTTGGACTTTCTGTTGCAGATAAAACCCCTTCCCCATGTCTGGCATCCCGTATTCCATATGGTGACGCTCTGACTGAGGAAGCCATCAAAAGAGCGGAAATGGCTGAGGATTTTCTTATCAAACTAGGATTCCAGGAACTAAGAGTGCGAGACCACAGAGGAATTGCCCGCATTGAAATTCTTCCTGAAGACATGAATGCATTGTTACAAATACGGGAAGATATTGCATCATACCTGAAGAAAATCGGTTTTAGTTACATTACTCTGGATATGGAAGGATTCAGAAGCGGAAGCATGGATGAAATATTATGA
- a CDS encoding GNAT family N-acetyltransferase, with protein MNPEVTIRRAELEDEVHIEVLMSTYFLDIEGIAVEDFVIATIDDKVIGAACLMVEKIPEVHSIAVHPNYRGKGIGRMLLDYLITDIEGQEFLFTRTTSPSFFEKLGFIKLEDSEKKELWEDCAGCNRFNNCKQSVLRLEIKKR; from the coding sequence ATGAATCCTGAAGTCACAATCCGAAGAGCAGAACTCGAAGACGAAGTACATATTGAAGTGCTGATGTCCACCTATTTCCTGGACATCGAAGGCATTGCCGTAGAGGATTTTGTAATTGCGACCATTGATGACAAAGTTATTGGAGCAGCTTGCCTGATGGTAGAAAAAATACCAGAGGTTCACTCCATAGCAGTTCATCCGAATTATCGCGGAAAAGGAATTGGCCGTATGTTGCTTGATTATCTGATAACAGATATAGAAGGACAGGAATTCCTGTTTACAAGAACCACCTCACCTTCTTTTTTTGAAAAGCTAGGTTTTATCAAACTTGAGGATTCTGAAAAGAAAGAACTGTGGGAGGATTGTGCTGGATGCAACAGGTTTAATAACTGTAAACAATCTGTGTTGCGTCTTGAAATTAAGAAAAGGTGA